From Camelina sativa cultivar DH55 chromosome 5, Cs, whole genome shotgun sequence:
GATCTTAGCTATAGGCTTTCTGTGGGAttcattcaagaaaaaaaaaagaaaaattcttacTACGTCAAATGGATTTTAGAGAGAAATGTGAAGGAGGAGAAGCGTATACTTGGTTGTTTGCATGTACAATAATATATCCATCCCAAGTTCGTAGTCTACATAGGCAACAGGGATATCGGCCTTTTCGGTTACAACACTATCGGTTGGTTTTATCGCAATAATAAGGCCAACAGCGCCTACTTTTTGCATAGCAACCCCAAAATTTTCTGCAAGTGTTCCTCTTAtgaaggaaaacaagatttttccTTTAGCTATACCAGCTGTAAGATCCTCCTTTGTCAGGTCCTCGAAGTTGATGATCTCAGAGAATCCAACTTCTTTTCCAGTGTATACACCTTCTTGTCCCTAACAATGAAATcccacaaaagaaaagagttaaaTGAACGATCACATTTTCTTGTAGATTGTGATGCAAGCAACCAATTAGTACCAGTAAGGTTATATTATTTCCAAGAGTGATGGGCGTGAAGAATTCTCTGTCCATGGTTGTAGCCGCGACAGTTATGATCCACGGAGCAATGTTAGAGATTGTTTGAGTATCGGGACCGTCGTTACCTCCGGCAGCTACTACCGGAACTCCTTTCATAACAGCATGGAAAGCAGCGATAGCAAAGTCATCCCGATCAACTTCAAAACCAAGCGGTATTTCATCTCCGACCGAGAGAGATAGTACATCGACACCATCACGTATGGCGTGATCCATGGCCTTTATAATATCTGGTGTGAAACACTTTATGTTGTTCCAACACACTTTGTAAGAGGCTATACGGGCCTTTGGGGCAGTGCCTCTCGCAGTTCCCTTAGCTAGGCCGAGGTAGTTGGCGTCTTGGACAAAAGAACCTGCGGCTGTCGTTGCACAATGGGTTCCATGGCCGATTTTGTCTAGAGGGGACATGACCTCGTCTTTCTCCGTAAGGTTGAGCATTCCATTGTACATTTCCTTGAGACCCTTTGAGTAGTAAGTAGCTCCAATCAACTTTCTGTTGCAGCTCGATGCTTTGAACCCTTCTCCTGAAACACATCGTCCCTTCCAACGCCTCGGGATCTGTCCAAGACCGTTGTCATTAAATGAAGGTGAGTCTGGCCATACTCCTGAGTCCACGATTCCTATAATTACTCCACTTCCCATATCAGTCTCATGTAAAAGACCAGTTGGAGCGGTTGGAGTGAGTCCCAAGTAATCATTGACCCTTGTTGTTGTCAGTTTCATATTCTTACTTCTCGTTACGTGAACAACATCCGGATGCTctaacaaaaaaccaaaacataaattctAGTTTCGATTAGTTTCACTTCGAAGTTTGACCTAATTCTTCGTCAACAAGAAAGATAAACgtttcaaattttgacctgAAAGTTCTCTTGCTTGAGATGATGTGAGTTTCGCTGCAAAGCCTGAGAAACCATGTCTGTAACTATAAATCATAGACTCACGAGAAGCTTCTTTGCTGCATTATCAGTCAAGAACATATAAATTCAtaaaccaatttattttcaCGCAACAAAACATCGATCGATccaaaagcatatatatatatcagtgcTCATTCATCATTACCTTCCAAGAAGCGGTCCGAGAATATCATGATGTGATTCAGTTACAAGATCAGGATCATCATGTTGCCTCTTACCCAAATGCACAGTGTAAATCTAAATATAAACATCATCGAAAAAAGTAATATTGCGATAAGAATCTAAAATACCGAAAATTATTCGCAATTCTGTCgaataaaaagagcaaaaattTGATAACATACCTGGCTATCCTCATTAGCAGCTGTAATTAAAGCTATCTTGAAGATTAATACTAAACCTGTgaacaaaactacaaaatgCTTCTTATTATTAGATACAATCAGAGACGACAACCCCATGTTATCCTAAGATTTAaggggttgttgttgttgaggcagATTCTTTTCCTAGAAGAATCTTCcaagattataattatttatttattcttgaACCACCTCAACAATGTCCTCTCTGATTTCATCCCAGAAGCATTATGATTGTGTTGATCAAGTCATCTCGTATTTAAATTGAAGCATTCGTCTAAGAATGTTGGGAGTTTTTTTTAGACTACAACGAAGGTTGGGCATACCACCAAAGCTAATTTTGTGGTTTAGAAAGAAAACGTATTATCGGTGTGAAATTAAAAcgagttaaaacttaaaactgtttacattttggtttgtaaataggaggtttaagaaaaaattaatttgataaaacgTACGTTAGCGAACTATATGTTTTTCATAACTTATAAATGTTCAGGAACGTTAATAATTTAGACTTCTTGTTTACAATTATGTTATTATGTTACGTAccatccaaatttaaaatttgcatGAAAAGGACTAAGACCATCATTAGCGGAGTAACCCACCAAAGTTACTCtcacatttatttattatataaataatcataaattaagttaaGTAACTCTAAGAGAACCTAAGCAAAATCACTCTATTACTAGAGAACCCCAAAGAGGTTactcaaacatttaaatattatgttttgGCTTAATTTGAAATGGGTTTGAATATTTGAGAATATGAAATGATAATAAGAAGATTTGATGATAAGAAGAATAGAAAGATAAGAGAATACAAATGAGAAGAACATATAGCAAATGAGGTTGAACAAAACATTGTCATATATAGGACTTCCGAAAGACACAACCAAACCTAAACCCATTCACGGGTTACAAAAGACAACAAGTCACAACTCGTGATGATGGGTTACAAAGGACAACAAGTCACAACGAGTTACAAGAACAACAAGTcgcaaaacctgaaacaaaagaagaaaaagttaaacAAGTGTTAAACAAAGAACAGAACACAAGACGTGGTTAACCTACACTTactaaaacagaacaagaacacaaccaACTCATTTACTACACTTACTTTATGTTTGCGGTTGGTTGTGTTCTTCGCCATTGATGTTAAACAGAACAAGAGCACAACCAAGCCGTGATGTTaaacagaacaagaacacaaccaaacagaacaagaacacaaccaagaacaaaacagaacaagaacacaaccgcaaacaaaacaatatctatcaaaatagaacaagaacaacaaaaccaactcaTTCATCccaatcaaaacagaacaaattcTAACAATACCTAACAACAACATTTGCAATCTAGAGTAACATACCTTTTCAAGTGAGAAAACACAACCGTTGTGTCCACTTCATGTTTCCCTTCACGTCACCATTGAACCGCTACATCCAGTTGATGAAAACCTCGCACAAAACAATAACATATGCTATTAAGAACAAAACTTATAACCAAACCCTAGACTCGCACAAAACAACTCGATTACTAAGAACAAAACATTTAAGCAATCCAACAAACTAATCTCATATGCTACACCTACCAATACAAATCGACACAAACATTTAACCACACTAATCTCATAATCTACACCTAATAAGTCAAATCgacacaaacatcaaacaaaccctaaaattctaCACCTAATAAGTCAAATCGACACAAATATTTAACCAATCTACCAATTATCAACCACCCGAGCCTAATTACAACCACATGCAATCAATCGCATCTAACGATTTCGCCAAATTACAAACACATGAGAAACGAACCTTCTCCCTCCGATTAGTTGTGATTTGGACCTTGCCGTTAGCTTCAGGGCACCACCAGAAACAGCCGCCGTCATTGTCCCACCATATAGCAACCTCCACCGTCGTTTGTCGTGACAAACGAACCGTCGCATCTAACAATTTCGCCGATCTAGATGCCATCGCCTCCGGGTAAACAACCAACCATAAGATCTAAGTGAGAAAAATCATAGGATTCGACGAGAATCCGATTTCTCCGATTTCATCAACAATCGCCGTTTTTGTCTCTTTCAGAAacgagagagaagggagagagagagtcgggaggaaggagaaaaaaaaatgagaagaaaaaaaaatcgattttatATTTACCTACCAGCCAATCATGTAACGCCACGCCTCGTTCTTAAGGCGTTTCTGGAAATCCTTCCGACGGTAACGATACTCTTAAAATGGACCCATTTATGgggtttttaatatttttttggggcCCAAATATATAAGAAACCCACTGAGTCACGCCCAGTAATCATGCTCTAACATACATACTCCGATACTCGTAATATGTGTAATCGAAGTCTAAAGGTTCGAAGaagcataaaatatatattctatatatgtCATATGAAATATCTAACGTTTGAAATATGTCTTGAAAGTTCTGTGGTCAAGGAAATAtccaaaagttacaaaaaaaaaaaaagagtaggcTAAGGTCCTGATTGGTAACCGCTGTTACTTGTggctgtagatgctttgactgtaaaGACTTTGCTGTAGAGACTTTTGCTGTataaactttaactgttaaaattttaatggctgttgtttttattgtatgttttttataaatataaattatgctAAGAATAAATTTATGTGGCAAcataatgaattttatttaaaaaataaaaattttaaaattaaaatacaaaaactcataaaaaatgaatagagaaatattttcaacatattaaataaatataaagatatgacaTATTGATTATGTGTTATAATAGTTtttgatgcaaaaataattatgaaaaatggatttcaaaataacagaaataaaaaatctatttttagtGAATTATAATATATCTGTGATAAATTATACATAGATTGAAAATGAATGTTTTAATCATCATGgataataagaaagaaaaaaataactacaattttattattatttatttttttacagccAAAAAAGTCTAACAGTTGtgactttaaaaaatttgtacGTACAAACTAAAAAAGTGGATAGTtagacttttaaaacttttaaaaataataaagcaataaaagcacgattggtaaaattttggtttttaagactttaaattaattttaaagtcttaaaatttaaaatcttaaaagtcTCTCCCAATCAGAGCCTAAGTGTTAGTTCGATTCACATTTGGTCGAATCATAACTCTGTCTAAAAGAAATACGAAAACTTGGATCGTAAGTTGAACTGAAATTTGTGTTGTTCGACCAAGTGTTGTTAATTCGACTGGAAAAATATCAAGGGAAAATCCCAGAGATCACATTTTCAAGTTACATTTGGAAAGAAACTACAATAGCTAAGATAGGTAATGCGTAGTGACCAAAGTATTGCATGTGTATCATTTGGTTTTAGAGTTTTGGATATGTTGAACTTTTTTAGGTAAATTTCTAAGAGACATGAAACACTAGGGTTTCAAGAAATATAGTGGTGCATgtgaaaaagtttaaaaagatTGATTTGGTTACTTATAttagtaaaaactttttttggcAATCATCagaaaagaaatccaaaatttagCTTGTTCAAGCTAGAGTAATTATAGGATAGGTGACATAGGGGTAATTGTCATTactgaataaaaacaaaacacaaaatttatcAGTCGTGATTTGGAGTATCGGTAAACGAATCTTTCTAGCTTTTTGGACTTGCGCTTAAGGTACTACGCCTTAGATAAAGATAGGTTAACATGCCGAGTGAAGACATAGAACTCAGTAAAAAGTGATGGTCGAGGAGTTACAAGACAAGCATCTGAAATTGGGCCATTTCTTTAGTGAAGCTGATTACAATGAAGAAATATAAATCCGTTAGGTACTCTTAAATATTATCCATGtttaaataatgtttatttgtcttctttgaGCACTATAAACGGTTACTTCTTATAAAAAGTATGAAGTTTCCTTTCCCCTTTATAATTGCACTATGAAGATTGAaggttgctttttttttttctatatctaTTTATAGATAACATTATATATGAGTAAAATATAATCCGGAGAACACCGCATCTAAGGCAGTCGCATTGCTCAAACCAGATCATTCATTccattgaagatgatgaggaaaGGAAGCAAGAAACATCCTCCGATGactaattaaagaaacacaTAACAAGTCGGAATTAAGGAGAAATGAGTtatatggatgatgatgatggtgaggaAGAGTGTTTTGTGAGGTAATGTTCTTAAatagttgtttttgttatagTCATTCTTCAACATTGTCTCTTAACTGTTAATCCCCTGGCTAACTAATTAGGTAATTTAGGTGGATCggaataccaaaaaaaaagaagaaaaatatcccAAATTAAGCAATAAATCAGAGTAActatatgatatttcaatatatttttaaatggtaacaatttgtttgtttcttaacTGTATTTGGTACATggctatgtatatttttagaATCCAGTTGATTATTTCTGTAGTTTAACGTTTCTTATATATgagacaaattaaaacaaagacATGCATGTTCAAGCAACTTGTGATGCAATAAGAGAATAATTGTTGAGGGGAAAGATTGTTATTATACCTACCCCCTCTAAACCCAGAATGGGCAAATCTTTTCTGATTGCAGATCATACAAGTTCTCTAGTCATCAGCCTCGTGTTAATCTTGAACGGAATGTTTATCTCCGCGGCACAACTCAATGGCTTGATGAGCaaggtaatttttttcttctattttcatattttgagtAATGATACTACAAGGGGCATATGaagaatctttttctttgttttttcgaTAATCCTAGATTCATATCGTACACTTGGGAGCAAAGCAACATGATACCCCTGAGCTGGTTACTAAATCACATTACAAAATTCTTGAACCACTTCTTGGAAGGTATGAATATTACAATGTAGTGAAATATTGAGAATATTTATGAGGGTATActcatttttggtttaatgttttgtGACGCATATAGCAAAGAAGCTGCCAAGAATTCTATAGTCTACAATTACAAGCATGGTTTTTCCGGCTTTGCAGCAAAACTTACCGCCTCTCAAGCAAAAAACCTTTCAGgtacttcaattttttttttttattctgtcCATATAAACTCAAAAGAAGAAGCTATGAAAACCACAGTCTGATTTGTTTTGTATCAGTGCATCCCGAGGTTCTTTCTGTTGTACCAAGTCGAGTAATGTGGCCGAAAACAACGAGGACATATGATTACCTAGGACTTTCTCCTACTTCTCCAAAAGGTCTTCTACATGATACCAAGATGGGAAGTGAAGTTATCATTGGAGTCATAGACACAGGGATATGGCCAGAGTCACAGTCTTTCAATGACACAGGTTTAGGACCGATCCCAAAGCGTTGGAAAGGGAAATGTATGTCTGGAGAAGGATTTGaccccaaaaaacattgcaacaaaAAACTTATAGGGGCCGAGTTCTTCACTGAAGGTCTTTTGTCTGAGGAGGAATATGATTTCGTTTCAGAAAAAGAGTTTAGGTCCCCAAGAGATGCTAAAGGCCATGGGACACATGTTGCTGCAACTGCTGCTGGTTCTTTTGTGTCTAATGTAAGCTACAAAGGACTAGCTGTAGGAACCGCTAGAGGCGCGGCTCCTCATGCACGTATAGCTGTGTACAAGACGTGTTGGAGACGTGCTGGATGTATTACAGCTGATTTACTCAAAGCAATCGATCACAGCATACGCGACGGGGTTGATGTTATATCCATTTCAATCGGTAATGAGCCCCCAGCGAGTTTCGATGTCGATAAGGATGACATTGCATTCGGTTCATTCCAAGCCGTGATGAAAGGCATTCCTGTTGTTGCTTCTGCTGGAAACGAAGGACCTGGCGCTCAAACCATTGATAATCTTGCTCCATGGATCATAACCGTCGCTGCAACATCCTTCGACCGTTCTTTCCCTATACCAATCACTCTGGGAAACAATCTAACTGTTCTGGTATGATGCaactttttaattctttctttttttttttttcataattattattggttattcaAGACGGTTTAAAACCTAATTAGTCTATCATCTTTTCTGGCCAGAAtgtgattctttttctttttttcctctgaCTATTCCAGGCTGAAGGTTTAAACACATTTCCTGAAGTTGGATTTAGTGAGCTTCAGAACGCAATTGAATTGTTGGACACCAATATCGAAGCAGGGGTAACTAAAGGGTCCATCATGCTTGCGTTTACCCCAACCGCTGAGGCGGCAAAAAAAGCACATGACATACTCGAAGCTGGATGTGCTGGTATAATCTATGTACAATCTGCGATTAATCCTATGGTTTGCAGTGGCCTGGGTGTTCCTTGCGCCGTTGTAGATTACGAGTATGGAACTGACATCTTATACTATATCCAGACCTCAGTGTAATAATCTTAAACCAAGTTTCTCTATTTACATAGCTttcttctcattattattattatttttgtctctAACACATGAGAACATTATGATTTTGTAGTTCGCCTAAAGCAAAAATAAGCCCTTCCAAGACACTCATTGGCCAGCCTGTTGCATCTAGGGTGGCTTATTTCTCTTCTAGAGGACCTAACTCAGTTACACCAGCAATTCTCAAGGTTTGCTTAGTAactgaatataattatttttcgtttgttgttgttgctgattttttttccaaacacaTTGATCCAAGTGTTCATGAAATTTTGGGACTCTATTGTATGATAATGCAGCCAGATATAGCAGCACCGGGTGTTAATATTCTTTCTGCTGTAACTGGTGTGTATACATTTAAATCGGGAACATCAATGGCAACTCCTGTTGTGTCCGGAATTGTTGGATTACTCAGACAAATACAACCCTGACTGGTCTCCAGCTGCCATCCGATCCGCTCTTGTCACAACAGGTTCGTAGTTCTTACTCTAAAAACTATATACCAAAATAAGATATGTTCATCCGGGTTTTGTTCGACTTATCTGATTTCGTTTTtagaacataattaaattatctAATGGTTTAGTTTTAGAAAAGTGTTACCAAATAAAAACGGAATTTATTATGGATCAATTTGGTACGGCTTTGATTCGGGTGGGgttttaatcaaatatatattttaattctgaTTTAACAAGACTCAAAACATATTTACTTTCGTTGTTGAAATGAAGCATGGAGGACCGATCCATCTGGAGAGCAAATATTTTCAGAGGGATCAACGCGTAAACTTGCTGACCCGTTCGACTATGGAGGTGGCTTGATCAACCCGGAGAAAGTAGCAAACCCGGGCCTCATCTACGACATGGGCATCAATGACTATGTTCATTACCTTTGTTCTGCGGAATACGATGACGGAGCCATCTCCAAACTAGTTGGTAAACCTATCAAATGCCCTTCTCCACTGCCATCTATGCTCGATTTCAACATGCCTTCCATCATAATCCCAAGTCTCACTAGAGAGGTCACATTGACTAGAACCGTGACAAATGTTGGACCGGCTGATTCGGTTTACAAACCCCTGGTTGAGTCTCCACTTGGTATAGAGCTTGATGTGAATCCCAAGACTCTTGTGTTCGCTTCTAACATTACTAAGAGTACGTTTAATGTGAGAGTGAAAACGAGTCATAGAGTGAACAGTGATTATTATTTTGGGAGCTTGTGTTGGACTGATGGTGTACATAACGTCACTATTCCTGTTGCCGTGCGAACAAAGATCTTGAAGAGCTATGTTTAATCATTTTTTCACTTGTAACTAATATAGggattttatgttatttttttggtaatgattCATATATATTCTACTATTATTTTCGTTAATTCATATATTCTATTCTTCGTTGGATGAATCAGATAATGTGGTTTTCCTATCTCACATATATCTAAACATTTAAAGCCTCGGATCTTTTAGTTCCATATAGTTTCATACTTAATATAGGTTTAGACATGCGATTAAtcatattaaaatcttaaaattgtCGGACACCATCATGTATGAATGAATATGtgtattaagtattaactaaTTGTAGAATATACATACTCTATAGAGAATATACTCAATAGAGTATATTCTTCATCAATAGCATTAATTGGACTGTTCAGCCtccaaaccattttttttttattggtatgATCAAAACCTTACGATATGATCAAAAGTTGGAACTTATAAGTTGTTTTCCATTGCGTTGGTATATTAACTTGAGCGTTGAGTCTTTGTCATATTGGTGTCACTAGGGACCGTTTCCAATAATAACTTTAActtcaatccaaaaaaaaaaaaaatttatttttgtcagcattttatatttattattcaaaaGCTGATGATATTAGGTTTAGGGATATGTAAAACTACATTATAAACAATaatcttttaccaaaaaaaaaactaaaccttgaatataattattacgttaaaataaagaaataaatgtcttttaaaaaacttaaaaattatgGTGATCCTAATATTTTGTTTACCCCACTTGTCTTATGAACTAAACTTCCAACTCCCAAGTGACTACGATCGTATAcgta
This genomic window contains:
- the LOC104787645 gene encoding subtilisin-like protease SBT3.16, with amino-acid sequence MGLSSLIVSNNKKHFVVLFTGLVLIFKIALITAANEDSQIYTVHLGKRQHDDPDLVTESHHDILGPLLGSKEASRESMIYSYRHGFSGFAAKLTSSQARELSEHPDVVHVTRSKNMKLTTTRVNDYLGLTPTAPTGLLHETDMGSGVIIGIVDSGVWPDSPSFNDNGLGQIPRRWKGRCVSGEGFKASSCNRKLIGATYYSKGLKEMYNGMLNLTEKDEVMSPLDKIGHGTHCATTAAGSFVQDANYLGLAKGTARGTAPKARIASYKVCWNNIKCFTPDIIKAMDHAIRDGVDVLSLSVGDEIPLGFEVDRDDFAIAAFHAVMKGVPVVAAGGNDGPDTQTISNIAPWIITVAATTMDREFFTPITLGNNITLLGQEGVYTGKEVGFSEIINFEDLTKEDLTAGIAKGKILFSFIRGTLAENFGVAMQKVGAVGLIIAIKPTDSVVTEKADIPVAYVDYELGMDILLYMQTTKKPIAKISPTKTFVGKPSATKVAGFSSRGPNSISPAILKPDIAAPGSGILAAMPSWSGYEFLSGTSMATPIVAGIVALLKQNHPDWSPAAIRSALVTTARQTDPSGEPISAEGSPRKLADPFDYGGGLVNPMKVADPGLVYDMGENEYVHYLCSAGYNNTSISKLLGKIYTCPFPFPSMLDVNLPSITIPYLSKEITITRTVTNVGPVGSVYKAVIQQPQGINLQVSPETLEFSSNTTNRITFTVKVSTTHKANTDYHFGSLTWIDNGGHNVRIPLSVRTRLLHYKI